The genomic stretch ATCACCTTGAGAACTGGGTTGGCCTCTCTGATAGGTAGTGCCCTTAATTGGTTTCATTTTTATATCTCAAAGAGAAAATGTTTTGTCTGACTTGGAGGTGAATTTTGTTGCTCAGAGAAGCTGCCTTGATCCCCTACGCCTCCTTATACATGCTCCCCTCTGGAGACATAATTAGCGAACATAAACCTGATTTCCAGTTATACAGATCACAGTTGAACCTGATCATGATAACACCCTTTCTCCTCTGATTTCTGTGTGGTTGCAataaacaaattgatgaacattaatttcttaaAACTAAATGAAGATCAAAGTGAAATACTTCCAGTTGGCTCCAAAGACAAAGGAGATAAACTTCTTGATAAATTTGGGACTTGGCCCCCCTTGTAAAATTAGGAGCCTAGGTCTTATCCTTGATTCAGATTTCaattttaaatcccacataagtgaccagagcagcatttctacacGTAAGAAATAGGTACATCTGTTTCCATCACATAATGATGCTGAAAACGAATTCACGCCTTTATATCGATAGACTAGATTGCTGCGATACACTTTTTACTGCCTTCCAAAGCAAactattgacaaacttcaactcattcagaatgccGCTGCTAGACTTTTAACTAAAACCACAATGAGGGAGCATATCACTCCCATCCTAATTACTCTGCAttgcttcctgtatcttttacaATTGACTTTAAAGTTCTCTTGTTTTTAAAGGTCTCACTGGTCTGGGAGtgaagtacatcacagaatcgcTTTAGTTTTATAGTCCTGTTCGAAGTCTCAGGTCGTCTTCTGACTGTCTCttgaatttaaacaatctccctcaaaagaatTTTAGTaggtcagctttttttttaaactacactCCCAAACTGTGCAGCTCAATACTATAAGGGATAAAGATTCAGTTGAAAGTTTTAAACATCAGCTCAAAACTTATTTATTTAGCTTTGCTTTTAACTAGCattattttatcttttatttttatgtttgcatTTTATACTAATACAAAGAATTTTGTATTAAAAGTGCTCTACAAACATATTATTATAAACAATGTCTTGGGATTGTTGAATGTTCAGTAACAAACGAGGATAAGTGTCCAATGTATAGAGCAATTTTCTTATAATACACCAAGATAACCCATATCATTAGTTGCCCAAAGATTCATGGTGGAATCATTTTGGAACCTTCAATTACATCGGACAACAAGTTTTATcggaagtgttgcttcctcagattttttttgtgGTTACAATAGACCACTTGAGCTAAGCACAAATAGACTGCTTGTATCAcctaggaatttggagaaaagaGAAATGAACTTTTATTGAATGTAATGCATTTAATTGTATAACGGTGCTGACGCTTTGCAGTAGTTCAACTGAGCTAAAAATCTTTTGTTGATAATTTTTGTTTGTAATCAGTGTCagtgcttaagtgtccaacagtaatcactgatggattccagttgccctgataccatttcttcaCGACcgtaatgtcctggtgaaaccattCACCGTGCCCGTCACTGAcaacaccaagatttgcagggaagaagtctaaatgggaatgcagaaaatgaacctTCAGTGACATAtcttccaagatggcggcgcgacgcagcttgcagcggccactccggaactgattatctgttatttgtgaagtggggtgccgtgtgcaatcataatcgattgaaaacagacgtgaaagcacggagaaacatcaggaattgctgctgctgctgtgaggtccgggactctgctggaaagaacaggcccccagtcctcggggtggtgttgccgatggccgttggcggggccgtcttaatacgctcggcagaggatggtgctcggagaagctgtgccggaggggatggtcgtcggctcggaggttcgacagactcggagtcctttcgacggattcgggtcgctttcggtgtgtgctgagTCTGCGAGGCTGAGCTGGGCgtcaccgtggaagtccatagcggaggtattcccttctgccgctggtgTGGGATGGCGactctgtcgggaccctggggacttgtggaaactgtggtgatttcttttgaacttacagtcctttaacatcttggactatttttactgtgcccatagtctgttttttttatcaattatgctattgtttgcactgttgtaactatatgttgtaattatgtggttttgtgcaggtcttgtagctttagtttttggtcttgtttttgtctggtggatttagagctcctttccagggaacgtgctaggtggtagcgtgatattaatatgcagcagcctctccggactctggatccCAAAATCCATaggatacacccaaaagtattcaggaagcagaaTCTTTATTGTCCAGTGTTATGCTCATAATTGAAAAAAATTAGAAACAACGAATATGGCTTTCAGAAAGGAATAGTGTCAGTGTTTAAAATTTGAATTCTATTCTGAGATCACTTCCATTTACCATTCTCACTGATTTTTGTCTGTGACTCAAGGAAATGGTATCCATTTTTGCACGTGATATCAaaatagataaaataaataagcaatagtaATAGGTTAAGAACACTCAGACCCGCTCTGCTGGATCTGGGACGATGGCGAAACGCACCAAGAAGGTTGGGATTGTGGGCAAGTATGGCACCCGGTACGGAGCATCCCTCCGCAAAATGATGAAAAAGATCGAGATTAGCCAACACGCCAAGTACACCTGCTCCTTCTGTGGGAAGAcgaagaggaagaggagagcggttGGAATCTGGCATTGTGGGTCTTGCATGAAGACAGTAGCTGGAGGAGCCTGGTCCTACAACACGacctcagctgtcactgtgaaGTCTGCCATTCGTCGCCTCCGGGAGCTGAAGGACCAGTGAATGTCAGCCATTGGGAGTATCTAATTTTCAGCTGTTTGCTTGCCTGCAACCTACCTAATAAAAGGTTTAAATACATCAAAAAAAAGAACACTCAGACCCTATTTGCAGATGAATTAAAATGATCTAAACATTATGTAAGATAATATCATACTGAAATGGACAAGAATGTTAAATTTAAAGTGGAGTGTGTTGTATTGAAGaccccacactcaatgttttaagaacaccttgtcccccccccccccccccaatcttcagATTTTTAAACGGTctttaaagaaaacttttggcacattgactttCGTAAATCGGAGCAGTCAGTACAGAAGTTGTGTTGAAGATGttcgtgaggcctaatttggaggatTATGCGTAGTTTTGGtaatctacctacaggaaagatgtacataaggttgaaagagtatgcagaaaatgtacaaggatgttaccaggtctggaggacctgagttaagaggtaagattgaataggttaggactttgttccttggaacggAGAAgagtgatagaggtatacaaaattatgaggggtaaaggtAGGGTAGAtgtaagcaggcattttccactgaggtcatgggttaagggtgaaagatgaaaagtttaaggggaacatgtggagaaatttcttcattcagagggttgtgagagtgtggaacgagctgccagtgcaagtagtgcatgtaagctcgatttcaatgtttaagggaagtttcGATAGTTACATGGATGGTAGTGGTACGGAGGGCTGTGGccttggtgcaggtcaatgggagatggttcggcatggactaggtgggctgaatggcctgtttctgtgctgtacttttttgtGACTCTATAAACCCAATTAATGCTatcatattatttgttttttgcagtattttttgtaacttatggtaatttttaatgtattgcactgtaccgctgccacaaaacagtaAATTTCACAACGTGTCAGTGATAATCTTGATTCTGACTGAGTCTGATTTGCAGACATTTATATAGATGGGTGAGCGTGcaaggatctggcagatggagtacagtacaggtaaatgatagatagatagatactttattcatccccatggggaaattcaacttttttttccaatgtcccatacacttgttgtagcaaaactaattacatacaatacttaactcagtaaaaaatatgatatgcatctaaatcactatctcaaaaagcattaataatagcttttaaaaagttcttaagtcctggcggttgaattgtaaagcctaatggcattggggagtattgacctcttcatcctgtctgaggagcattgcatcgatattaacctgtcgctgaaactgcttctctgtctctggatggtgctatgtagaggatgttcagagttttccataattgaccgtaacctactcagcgcccttcgctcagctaccgatgttaaactctccagtactttgcccacgacagagcccgccttccttaccagcttattaagacgtgaggcgtccctcttcttaatgcttcctccccaacacgccaccacaaagaagagggcgctctccacaactgacctatagaacatcttcagcatctcactacagacattgaatgacgccaaccttctaaggaagtacagtcgactctgtgccttcctgcacaaggcatctgtgttggcagtccagtctagcttctcgtctaactgtactcccagatacttgtaggtcttaacctgctccacacattctccattaatgatcactggctccatatgaggcctagatctcctaaagtccaccaccatctccttggtcttggtgatattgagacgcaggtagtttgagttgcaccatatcacaaagtcctgtatcagtttcctatactcctcctcctgtccattcctgacacaccccactatggccgtgtcatcagcgaacttctgcacatggcaggactccgagttatattggaagtctgatgtgtacagggtgaacaggaccggagagagtacggttccctgcggcgctcctgtgctgctgaccaccgtgtcagacctacagtctcccaaccgcacatactgaggtctatctgtcaagtagtccactatccaatccaccatgtgagagtctactcgcatctccgttagtttgtgccttaagatcttgggctggatggtgttaaaggcactagagaagtcaaggaatgtaatcctcacagcacaactgaccccatctaggtgagagagtgatttgtgcagcaaatacgtaatagcatcctccactcccaccttctccttatacgcaaactgaagaggatcctgggcgtgcctggtttgtggcctcagattctgtattatcagccgctccatggtcttcatcacgtgcgacgtcaaggcaacaggtctgaagtcattcaactcctttggttgtggtttcttcggtactgggacaatacaggatgttttccactgtctgggtactcttctctgctccaggctcatgttgaagatgcgctgtagtggttctcccagctcagttgcacaggccctcagtaaatGTGAAGTATTTACCATACCACATACCTCATGGTATGTGGTGTGGTATGGTAATGTGAAAtattggaaggaaaaatagaaaaTCAGATTCTTATTGAAATGGTGAAAGCAGTCTGctgtgcagagagacttgggagcaCTTGTGCATGAATTCCAAAATGCTGGTTTGTAGATTCAGCAGCTTATTCAAGATTGTTCAGTTGATTGTTTGAAgtcatttccagtatacaagtgtaaagaatgaaataattgttgctcTGAATCCGATGCGGCATATAACAACacaagaagaagaaagagaacacgtaataaatataaatatataaaatagcttatatacatttaTTGTATGTACATAATTTGATGCCagtgtctgtacgtaaggtgactctGACTGGAAATTACTGATTGTTGGTGGGTTACGGATGGAGCCtgactgcttgggaaaagtaacagCTTCTGAGTCTAAAAGTAACAGCTTTTGGTTctacgtataattctccgtaacttccgccacctccaacgggatcccactaccaagcacatctttccctcccccacctttctgctttacgcagggatcgctccctacgcgactcccttgtccactcgtcccccccatcccttcccaccgatctccctcctggcacttatccttgtaagcggaacaagtgctacacctgcccttacacttcctccctcaccaccattcagggccccagacagtccttccaggtgaggcgacacttcacctgtgagtcgactggtgtggtatactgcgtctggtgctcccggtgtggccttttatatattggtgagacccgacacagactgggagaccatttcactgaacacctacactcggtccgccagagaaagcaggatctcccagtgaccacacgttttaatttcacgtcctattcccattctgatatgtctatccatggcctcctctactgtcaaaatgaatccaaactcaggttggaggaacaacaccttatataccggctgggtagcctccaacctgatggcatgaacattgacttctctaacttctgttaatgcccctcctccccttcttaccccatccccgacatatttagttgtttacctgttctccatctctccctggtgcttcccacctcccttctttctcctgaggtctcccgtcccatgatcctttcccttctccagctctgtatcactttcgccaatcacctgtctggctcttagcttcatcccaccccctctggtcttctcctatcatttcgcatttccccctccccccactactttcaaatctcttactatctttcctttcagttagtcctgacgaagggtctcggcccgaaacgtcgacagcgcttctccctatagatgctgcctggcctgctgtgttccaccagcattttgtgtgtgttgtttgagctTTTGGTCCTGGTGTAGACGCTGCGTAGCCTCCCTCCCTAATGGGAAGCAgacagacagtccatgagcagggtggctgatattgctggcctttttctggcacctttctaaaTATATATCCTCGATGGCGGGTGGGCTGGTGCTAGTGATGCATTAGGCGGATTTGACAACCCACCCGCCGCAGTTCAGTTTCCATATCAAGCATTGCTGtagctctctactgtgcatctgtggaAGGTTGTGAGAATtgatgtgcacagtccagctctctccagcctcctcagaaagtagaggctttggtgagctCTCCTGACTGTGTGGGATGTGCTCTGGGACCAGGggactcccaggagtttgaaactgctcacagttcccactgctgtgctgccgatgCAAAGAGGTGCGTAAGTGATACGAGTTCCCCTGAAGTcagtaaccatctcctttgtcttgttgacatttagGAAGAGGTTATTTTCCTGTCACCAGGCCTCGggctcttcctcctcctctctgttggtGCTAAGCCCCACCACTGTTATAACATTGCCGAGCTTGACAACTTATCCAGAAATAAATGGAATATTGATCTTTATTggtaaaggaattgaatttaagagcagagaggtaatggcGCAGGGGAGTGGTGAGGCCACGCTTGGAGTCCGCCGGCACTTCAGGACTCCTTACTCGAGAAAAGATTTACTGGttttcgaggcagtgcagaggatgaTCGTCAGGCTGACGACAGAGATGAGGGGTTTAGCTTATGAATTCCCTGGGggtatactcact from Hemitrygon akajei chromosome 7, sHemAka1.3, whole genome shotgun sequence encodes the following:
- the LOC140730037 gene encoding large ribosomal subunit protein eL43-like, which translates into the protein MAKRTKKVGIVGKYGTRYGASLRKMMKKIEISQHAKYTCSFCGKTKRKRRAVGIWHCGSCMKTVAGGAWSYNTTSAVTVKSAIRRLRELKDQ